The following coding sequences lie in one Pontibacter sp. G13 genomic window:
- a CDS encoding pyridoxamine 5'-phosphate oxidase family protein — MIAFTPEILHSFDKSVLCWLATASADGQPNVSPKEIFLPDGDRHVLIANIASPQSVRNIREHPSVCVSFVDIWVQKGYQLKGVAEILDHRHADYARCKEKLETLTGGNFPFHTLTRIEVLDIRPIIAPRYRLFPETTEAEQIASARRAYGVD; from the coding sequence ATGATTGCGTTCACTCCTGAAATCCTCCATTCCTTTGACAAAAGTGTCTTATGCTGGCTGGCCACTGCTTCCGCTGACGGGCAACCCAATGTTTCACCCAAGGAGATCTTCCTGCCGGATGGAGACCGGCATGTCCTCATCGCCAATATCGCCTCCCCGCAATCCGTCCGGAATATCCGAGAACATCCTTCGGTGTGCGTGAGCTTCGTCGATATTTGGGTGCAGAAGGGCTATCAACTGAAAGGCGTGGCGGAGATCTTGGATCATCGTCACGCCGACTATGCACGCTGCAAAGAGAAACTGGAGACGCTGACTGGCGGGAATTTTCCCTTCCACACCCTTACCCGAATCGAGGTGCTAGACATCAGGCCTATCATCGCGCCCCGATATCGCCTATTTCCAGAGACGACCGAGGCGGAGCAGATCGCTTCTGCCCGGCGAGCCTATGGGGTAGATTAG
- a CDS encoding sulfotransferase has product MPIFAPIDGISEPRTFSNWQLAIFMDGKVIGVGFQKTGTSSLREALKILGYRVKDTTPKALIPILKGDYPRVLKLIEGYDALEDTPWYYIYQELDAHIPGSKFILTIRDEASWYKSVARHIGDLRAAHHEWIYGRGKGLPKDDEANTRRVYSTHNREVIEYFKDRPDDLLVLDFTQGDGWEQLCPFLGLEIPDVPFPHYNKTAGKKPQKRGLLKRFKFFRKRVKNATKIWYIDWRGYW; this is encoded by the coding sequence ATGCCTATTTTTGCGCCAATAGATGGAATCTCCGAACCACGGACATTCTCAAATTGGCAACTGGCAATATTCATGGACGGAAAAGTCATCGGTGTAGGATTTCAGAAAACAGGGACTTCCTCCCTGCGGGAAGCACTCAAGATCTTGGGCTATCGGGTGAAGGATACGACCCCCAAAGCCTTGATTCCGATTTTGAAGGGAGATTATCCACGTGTCTTGAAGCTGATCGAAGGCTATGATGCGCTAGAGGATACGCCGTGGTATTACATCTATCAGGAGTTGGATGCGCATATTCCCGGCTCCAAGTTTATCCTCACGATCCGCGATGAAGCCAGCTGGTACAAAAGCGTAGCAAGACACATCGGCGATCTGCGGGCCGCCCATCACGAGTGGATTTATGGGCGCGGCAAGGGGCTTCCCAAGGACGACGAGGCCAATACGCGGCGAGTTTATAGCACGCACAATCGGGAGGTGATCGAGTATTTCAAGGATCGTCCGGATGATCTGTTGGTGCTGGATTTCACCCAAGGCGATGGCTGGGAGCAACTTTGCCCGTTTTTGGGGCTTGAAATTCCCGATGTTCCCTTTCCGCATTACAACAAGACTGCAGGCAAAAAACCTCAAAAACGAGGCCTGCTCAAGCGATTCAAGTTTTTCCGGAAACGCGTCAAAAATGCCACCAAGATCTGGTACATCGACTGGCGCGGGTACTGGTAG
- a CDS encoding carotenoid biosynthesis protein produces the protein MDFSLRNIWTQASANKLRVSIIASTVFHVSGAIGMATPFRDWFLQFTPLVLILSTAFLVWNASELPKRLIVLFFAVFAMGFLAETIGVQTGLLFGNYHYGESFGPKVFGVPLAIGMNWAALCIASAWVISQVRIAKIWQILIGGFLPVFIDFFMEGLCADLDFWYWQDGIIPASNYLTWYAFSVLFVWMFLRGIRGTTHSFAPYFLGIQWAFFAVLNLIIT, from the coding sequence ATGGATTTTTCCCTCCGGAATATCTGGACTCAGGCAAGTGCCAATAAACTTCGCGTTTCGATTATTGCCAGTACTGTTTTTCATGTCAGTGGAGCCATAGGGATGGCCACGCCATTTCGGGACTGGTTTCTACAGTTTACCCCCTTGGTGTTGATCCTCTCAACGGCCTTTTTGGTTTGGAACGCCTCCGAATTGCCTAAGCGACTCATTGTATTGTTTTTCGCTGTATTTGCGATGGGATTTCTGGCAGAGACGATCGGGGTTCAGACGGGCCTTTTGTTTGGGAATTATCACTACGGCGAGAGTTTTGGTCCCAAGGTTTTTGGGGTTCCGTTGGCCATAGGGATGAACTGGGCAGCGTTGTGCATTGCATCTGCATGGGTCATCTCGCAAGTTCGGATCGCCAAGATCTGGCAGATTTTGATCGGCGGCTTCCTCCCCGTCTTCATCGATTTCTTCATGGAGGGACTATGTGCAGATTTGGACTTCTGGTACTGGCAAGACGGCATCATCCCTGCTTCCAACTACCTGACTTGGTATGCCTTCAGCGTATTATTCGTGTGGATGTTCCTACGCGGAATCCGAGGTACCACTCATTCATTCGCCCCCTATTTTCTGGGGATACAGTGGGCATTCTTTGCGGTATTGAATCTGATCATCACCTAA
- a CDS encoding lycopene cyclase family protein: protein MTYDYLIAGAGAAGLSLLTYLLEEPALADKQILLIDRDQKRTNDRTWCFWQEADGPFESVVLRKWDHLYFHSPKMDKLMNISPYSYKMIRGLDFYAYCFELIADHPNVTFIQDEIRSMEDNRVICENGTYEARLIFNSAQYKINPKPHQHFLKQHFKGWFLKTEKPSFVVDEPVLMDFRVKQVDGCSFVYVLPLSETEALVEYTLFSPTVLEQPVYDDLLRDYIDQYLQLEEYTIEEEEFGVIPMTNAHLPMRKGAHIVNIGTAGGYSKPSTGYTFTFIQKFVQTIVQNLATGHDPLFGLEGSRAKYHFYDSVLLRVLKERELEAWRVFDAMFANLPEWMVLRFLDEDTHFGQEILVMNSVPLWTFLKAALTELPTALFAERS from the coding sequence ATGACATACGACTACCTGATTGCAGGAGCTGGCGCAGCAGGGCTGAGTTTGTTGACCTATCTACTCGAAGAACCTGCACTGGCCGACAAGCAGATCTTGCTGATTGACAGAGATCAGAAAAGGACCAATGACCGGACCTGGTGCTTTTGGCAGGAAGCAGATGGACCCTTCGAATCCGTCGTGCTACGCAAGTGGGATCATCTGTATTTCCATTCTCCCAAAATGGATAAACTGATGAATATCTCCCCTTATTCCTACAAGATGATCAGGGGGCTGGATTTCTACGCGTACTGTTTCGAGCTGATTGCCGATCATCCCAATGTCACCTTCATTCAAGATGAAATTCGGTCCATGGAGGACAATCGGGTCATCTGCGAGAACGGGACTTATGAGGCGAGGCTGATCTTCAATAGTGCCCAATACAAAATCAATCCCAAGCCTCACCAGCATTTCCTCAAGCAGCATTTTAAGGGATGGTTCCTCAAGACGGAGAAGCCCAGTTTTGTAGTCGATGAGCCAGTTTTGATGGATTTTCGGGTCAAGCAAGTCGATGGGTGCAGCTTTGTGTATGTACTTCCCTTGAGCGAAACTGAGGCGTTGGTGGAGTACACCTTGTTTAGCCCTACTGTCCTCGAACAGCCTGTGTATGACGATCTGCTTCGAGACTATATTGATCAATATCTGCAATTGGAGGAATACACAATTGAAGAAGAGGAATTCGGGGTGATCCCCATGACGAATGCGCACCTTCCCATGCGCAAGGGGGCTCACATCGTCAATATCGGCACAGCAGGAGGGTATTCGAAGCCATCGACTGGATACACCTTCACCTTCATTCAGAAATTTGTCCAGACGATCGTTCAAAATCTAGCTACGGGCCATGATCCGCTCTTTGGATTGGAAGGAAGCCGTGCCAAGTATCACTTCTACGATTCGGTCCTCCTCAGGGTATTGAAGGAGCGAGAGCTTGAGGCATGGCGGGTATTTGATGCAATGTTTGCCAATCTTCCAGAGTGGATGGTGTTGCGTTTTTTGGATGAGGATACGCATTTCGGGCAGGAAATTCTGGTCATGAATTCCGTTCCGCTCTGGACGTTTCTCAAGGCTGCGCTTACCGAATTACCTACCGCGCTTTTTGCTGAAAGGTCTTAG
- a CDS encoding AraC family ligand binding domain-containing protein, with protein MNPIFRPFEMMEQIQIMTNETFGAHFFHTETPAVYESGDEQLYFFQAYIGDHELQVSRGDSVYWFEEDLKSVRVARGPIQIHTKHLATVVRGYMHPPAQISLSGVTTLPYVNGCSTKQLFPPLRLGDPTLQYLHMPPFSKEQEHHIHSTFRVVLITQGTGKSIVGLDDHHVTTDLIPGSVCILEPMCPHHFETPTEQPLVAVPLHVFSSVGPQERNHPMFNGTIRI; from the coding sequence ATGAATCCTATTTTCCGGCCATTCGAAATGATGGAGCAGATTCAGATCATGACCAACGAGACATTTGGGGCCCACTTTTTTCATACCGAGACGCCAGCCGTGTATGAAAGCGGGGATGAGCAATTGTATTTTTTTCAGGCGTATATCGGCGATCACGAATTACAGGTATCACGAGGAGACAGTGTCTACTGGTTTGAGGAAGATTTGAAATCCGTCCGGGTAGCTCGCGGGCCTATTCAGATCCATACCAAGCACTTGGCTACGGTGGTCCGTGGGTACATGCATCCACCCGCACAGATCTCACTTTCTGGAGTCACCACCCTTCCCTACGTCAATGGCTGTTCCACTAAGCAGCTATTTCCTCCGCTGAGATTGGGCGATCCGACCCTCCAATACCTGCATATGCCTCCGTTTAGCAAAGAGCAGGAGCACCATATCCATAGTACATTCCGGGTGGTATTGATCACGCAAGGTACGGGCAAAAGTATCGTCGGCTTGGATGATCACCATGTCACCACAGATCTGATCCCGGGATCGGTGTGTATTTTGGAACCCATGTGTCCTCACCATTTCGAAACTCCCACAGAACAACCCTTGGTGGCCGTGCCGCTACACGTCTTTTCCTCGGTGGGGCCTCAGGAGCGAAATCATCCCATGTTTAACGGAACAATCCGCATATAG